A DNA window from Rossellomorea marisflavi contains the following coding sequences:
- the dxs gene encoding 1-deoxy-D-xylulose-5-phosphate synthase — protein MDLLSIKDPSFLKDMSNEQLEGLSQDIRDFLIGNLSKTGGHIGPNLGVVELTVALHKHFDSPKDKILWDVGHQSYVHKILTGRAGQFDTLRQYKGLCGFPKRNESEHDVWETGHSSTSLSAAMGMAIARDVKKEDSYIIPVIGDGALTGGMALEALNHIGHEKKDMIVVLNDNEMSIAPNVGALHNILGRLRTANKYNWVKDELEYILKRIPAVGGKLASTAERVKDSLKYLFVSGMFFEELGFTYLGPIDGHDYENLQENIQYAKKTKGPVLLHVLTKKGKGFQPAEKDTLGTWHGTGPYKIDTGDLIKPVGAPPSWSSLVSETVRRVAREDERVVAITPAMPVGSSLLGFAEEFPDRMFDVGIAEQHAATVAAGLATQDMKPFLAIYSTFLQRAYDQVVHDICRQNLNVFIGIDRAGLVGADGETHQGVFDIAFLRHLPNMVLMMPKDENEGQHMVNTALAYNDGPIALRFPRGNGYGVKMDEELKTIPIGSWEILKDGTDAVILTFGTTIPMAMEAAEDLEKQGVSVRVVNARFIKPMDEAMLSSILSEEIPVLTIEEAVLQGGFGSGVLEFAQEKGYHDAVIDRIGIPDYFVEHGSVKELLNEIGMTKENVVDRILTITPKKQKRA, from the coding sequence ATGGATTTATTATCGATTAAAGATCCCTCTTTCTTAAAGGATATGTCCAATGAACAACTGGAGGGGCTCAGTCAGGATATCCGTGATTTCCTGATCGGGAATCTTTCCAAAACCGGCGGTCATATCGGGCCGAATCTCGGCGTGGTCGAATTGACTGTAGCCCTTCATAAGCATTTTGATAGTCCCAAGGACAAAATTTTATGGGATGTGGGACATCAGTCCTATGTACACAAGATCCTGACGGGGCGTGCAGGTCAGTTCGATACCCTTAGACAATATAAGGGACTATGCGGCTTCCCTAAACGGAATGAAAGCGAGCACGACGTATGGGAGACAGGGCACAGCTCCACCTCCCTTTCGGCTGCCATGGGGATGGCGATTGCACGGGATGTGAAAAAGGAAGATTCCTATATCATCCCCGTCATCGGGGACGGTGCCCTGACCGGAGGGATGGCCCTCGAAGCCCTCAACCATATCGGCCATGAAAAGAAGGACATGATCGTCGTATTGAACGATAATGAGATGTCCATCGCACCGAATGTCGGTGCCCTGCACAATATCCTGGGCCGCCTTCGCACAGCGAATAAGTATAACTGGGTGAAGGATGAACTGGAGTATATCCTGAAGCGCATACCTGCAGTCGGAGGCAAGCTTGCCAGTACGGCTGAACGGGTGAAGGACAGCTTGAAATATCTATTCGTCTCCGGGATGTTCTTTGAAGAGCTTGGCTTTACCTATCTTGGTCCGATCGATGGACATGATTATGAAAACTTACAGGAAAACATCCAATATGCGAAAAAGACAAAAGGCCCGGTTCTCCTTCACGTCCTCACGAAGAAGGGGAAAGGGTTCCAGCCTGCTGAAAAAGACACCCTCGGTACATGGCACGGAACCGGCCCGTACAAGATCGATACGGGCGATCTGATCAAACCGGTAGGAGCTCCGCCGTCCTGGAGCAGCCTTGTCAGTGAAACGGTCAGGAGGGTCGCACGTGAAGATGAGCGGGTCGTGGCCATCACTCCTGCCATGCCGGTCGGCTCAAGCCTTCTTGGGTTTGCAGAGGAATTCCCCGACAGGATGTTCGACGTCGGGATTGCCGAACAGCATGCGGCAACCGTAGCGGCAGGTCTTGCCACCCAGGATATGAAACCGTTCCTGGCGATTTATTCGACATTCCTCCAGCGGGCCTATGATCAAGTGGTTCACGATATTTGCAGACAGAACCTCAACGTGTTCATCGGAATCGACCGTGCGGGTCTTGTCGGTGCAGACGGCGAAACACATCAAGGGGTATTCGATATTGCCTTCCTCCGTCATCTGCCGAATATGGTGCTTATGATGCCAAAAGACGAAAATGAAGGCCAGCACATGGTTAATACGGCTCTTGCCTACAACGATGGTCCGATCGCCCTGCGTTTCCCGCGTGGAAATGGCTACGGTGTGAAGATGGACGAAGAATTGAAGACCATTCCGATCGGTTCGTGGGAAATCCTGAAGGACGGGACGGATGCAGTCATCCTGACATTCGGTACCACGATCCCGATGGCCATGGAAGCAGCGGAAGACCTTGAGAAGCAAGGGGTATCGGTACGGGTCGTGAATGCACGGTTCATCAAGCCGATGGATGAGGCAATGCTCTCTTCCATTCTTTCCGAGGAAATACCAGTGTTGACCATTGAAGAAGCAGTCCTTCAGGGCGGCTTCGGAAGCGGGGTCCTCGAGTTTGCCCAGGAAAAAGGCTATCATGATGCCGTTATAGACCGCATCGGAATCCCGGATTATTTCGTGGAGCATGGAAGCGTCAAAGAATTGCTCAATGAAATCGGCATGACGAAGGAAAACGTCGTAGACCGGATCTTGACGATCACACCAAAAAAACAAAAAAGGGCTTGA
- the spo0A gene encoding sporulation transcription factor Spo0A has translation MKSIKVCIVDDNRELTSLLEDYIASQNDLEVVGIAHNGQDCLDLLEEVETDVLVLDIIMPHLDGLAVLERLRERKNIPNVIMLTAFGQEDVTKKAVDLGASYFILKPFDMENLVSHIRQVSGKTNPIIKKPSSRMNSDHKPRNLDASITSIIHEIGVPAHIKGYMYLREAISMVYNDIELLGSITKVLYPDIAKKYNTTASRVEREIRHAIEVAWSRGNIDSISSLFGYTVSMTKAKPTNSEFIAMVADKLRLEHKAS, from the coding sequence GTGAAATCGATTAAAGTTTGTATAGTGGATGATAACCGGGAACTCACCTCATTGTTGGAAGATTATATTGCCTCACAAAATGACTTGGAAGTTGTAGGGATTGCCCATAATGGACAGGACTGCCTGGATCTCTTGGAGGAAGTCGAAACGGACGTACTCGTCTTGGATATCATCATGCCCCACCTGGATGGCCTTGCCGTTCTCGAGCGCCTGAGGGAGAGGAAGAACATTCCGAATGTCATCATGCTGACAGCTTTCGGTCAGGAAGACGTGACGAAAAAAGCGGTGGATCTCGGTGCATCCTATTTCATCCTGAAGCCGTTCGATATGGAAAACCTGGTGAGCCATATCCGACAGGTAAGCGGAAAAACGAACCCGATCATCAAGAAGCCTTCCTCCCGAATGAATTCTGATCATAAACCGAGAAATCTCGATGCAAGCATCACGAGCATCATTCATGAAATCGGCGTGCCGGCACATATTAAAGGATATATGTACTTAAGGGAAGCGATCTCCATGGTCTACAATGATATCGAACTCCTTGGTTCCATCACCAAAGTCCTTTATCCTGATATCGCAAAGAAATACAACACCACCGCTTCGAGGGTCGAGCGTGAGATCCGTCATGCCATCGAAGTAGCCTGGAGCCGTGGGAATATCGATTCCATCTCCTCCCTCTTCGGCTATACTGTAAGCATGACAAAAGCAAAACCGACCAATTCTGAGTTCATTGCGATGGTGGCTGACAAGCTGCGTTTGGAGCATAAGGCTAGCTGA
- a CDS encoding tyrosine-type recombinase/integrase, translating into MVYCDSKALARKTKASYEQTLNLFARYMDEQFNVTEVSEVKTAHIRAYIKYLRERGKYTVVARDSSKMKNFPDNRPDLNKPISDSTIANYVRNIKVFFNFLHSEREIKENPAEKVKNIKPMRKQKALMTREEIKRILDACETSTFHGFRSWIMIRLMLDTGMRSGECVSLRPENVDFKARAILIENPKNNRQRYVFFSYKLTHDLKRWFSYRDRFSDSPYLFPTIRGTMLDISNFERMLKKIGKQVKVDIHAHQLRNNFAKYYLLNGGDFVTLSRILGHSSVEVTQKAYLDFTDGEVAKKYQQHSPLNNLGL; encoded by the coding sequence ATGGTGTATTGCGATAGTAAGGCACTCGCTAGGAAAACGAAAGCAAGCTACGAGCAAACGTTAAATTTATTCGCAAGGTATATGGATGAGCAGTTCAACGTAACAGAAGTGAGCGAAGTAAAGACGGCACACATACGGGCATACATAAAATATCTTCGTGAGCGCGGGAAGTACACGGTCGTCGCTAGGGACTCGTCCAAAATGAAGAACTTTCCGGATAATAGGCCGGATTTAAACAAGCCGATTAGCGACAGTACCATTGCGAACTATGTCCGGAACATAAAGGTGTTTTTTAACTTTTTACACAGCGAGCGTGAAATTAAGGAGAATCCTGCGGAAAAGGTTAAAAACATAAAGCCCATGCGGAAGCAGAAGGCGTTAATGACAAGGGAGGAGATAAAGCGAATTTTAGACGCATGCGAAACAAGCACCTTTCACGGCTTTAGGTCTTGGATCATGATCCGCCTAATGTTGGATACGGGGATGAGGTCGGGAGAATGCGTTTCTTTACGACCGGAGAACGTTGATTTTAAAGCGCGCGCCATCTTAATCGAAAATCCAAAGAACAACCGACAGCGGTACGTATTCTTTTCGTACAAGCTTACGCACGACTTAAAGCGGTGGTTTTCATATCGCGACAGATTTAGCGATAGTCCTTATTTGTTTCCGACGATCAGAGGCACGATGCTCGACATCAGTAATTTTGAGCGGATGTTGAAAAAGATCGGTAAACAAGTCAAAGTTGATATTCACGCTCACCAGTTGAGGAATAACTTCGCAAAGTACTATTTGCTTAACGGAGGGGACTTCGTGACATTGTCGAGGATATTGGGCCATTCAAGCGTTGAAGTGACGCAAAAGGCATATTTGGATTTTACCGATGGGGAAGTAGCGAAGAAATATCAGCAGCACTCACCGTTAAATAACTTAGGACTCTAA
- the spoIVB gene encoding SpoIVB peptidase, whose translation MKSDSLRKCIGGILLVSLILIGFLEPVQQWVKTPTFIRMMEGDQVALPISAPAAASEGTVQLSSNNEQLSVGGSRVGKDEVVFEIAGLPVKEVNVEVLKDFKVIPGGQSIGVKLNTVGVLVVGHHLVNTEEGKVSPGEKAGIQVGDMITEINGTKIEELSDVAPFVQSAGKDQESLKLVVKREKKTIKTTLLPVREKGDAAYKLGLYIRDSAAGIGTMTFYDPQSKKYGALGHVISDMDTKKPIVVADGEIVHSEVTSIQKGSDGKPGEKLARFSSDHKVIGDITRNSPFGIFGRLNQTIENERMDKPMPIALSHQVKEGPAQILTVVDGKEVEMYDIEIMSTIPQKYPATKGMVLKVTDPKLLKKTGGIVQGMSGSPIIQDGKVVGAVTHVFVNDPTSGYGVHIEWMLSEAGIDIYKKDHSRAS comes from the coding sequence GTGAAGTCAGATTCGTTAAGGAAATGCATAGGTGGAATTCTCCTTGTTTCGCTCATTCTTATCGGTTTTTTGGAACCTGTCCAACAGTGGGTGAAAACACCCACGTTCATTAGGATGATGGAAGGGGATCAAGTTGCTCTCCCCATATCAGCACCTGCTGCCGCATCTGAAGGGACGGTACAACTTTCGTCGAATAACGAACAATTATCCGTGGGAGGCAGCCGTGTCGGAAAAGACGAAGTGGTCTTTGAAATTGCCGGACTCCCCGTCAAAGAAGTCAATGTTGAAGTACTGAAAGATTTTAAAGTGATCCCCGGCGGCCAATCGATCGGGGTCAAATTGAATACCGTAGGCGTACTGGTCGTCGGTCATCATCTTGTGAATACAGAAGAGGGAAAAGTTTCCCCGGGTGAAAAGGCTGGGATACAGGTCGGAGACATGATAACCGAGATCAATGGAACCAAGATCGAAGAACTTTCCGACGTGGCTCCTTTCGTCCAATCCGCGGGAAAAGATCAGGAATCCTTGAAACTCGTGGTGAAAAGAGAGAAGAAAACCATCAAAACCACTCTCCTGCCGGTTAGGGAAAAAGGGGACGCTGCTTATAAGCTCGGCCTTTATATCAGGGACTCGGCTGCAGGAATCGGCACCATGACTTTCTATGATCCCCAATCGAAGAAATATGGCGCTCTTGGACATGTGATTTCCGATATGGATACGAAGAAACCGATCGTCGTGGCAGATGGGGAAATCGTCCATTCCGAAGTCACATCCATCCAGAAAGGGAGCGATGGAAAGCCTGGGGAGAAACTGGCAAGGTTCTCATCCGATCATAAGGTGATCGGGGATATCACGAGGAACAGTCCGTTTGGGATATTCGGACGCCTGAACCAGACCATCGAGAATGAGCGTATGGATAAACCCATGCCGATCGCTCTTTCTCACCAGGTAAAGGAAGGGCCAGCGCAGATCCTGACGGTGGTCGATGGCAAGGAAGTCGAAATGTATGATATTGAAATCATGAGCACGATCCCGCAGAAATATCCCGCAACAAAAGGGATGGTGTTGAAGGTGACGGATCCGAAGTTACTGAAGAAAACCGGCGGGATCGTCCAAGGGATGAGCGGTAGCCCGATCATTCAGGATGGGAAGGTCGTAGGGGCTGTCACCCATGTATTCGTGAATGACCCCACGAGTGGGTACGGTGTCCATATCGAGTGGATGCTGAGCGAAGCAGGCATTGATATTTATAAGAAAGATCACAGCAGAGCAAGTTGA
- the ahrC gene encoding transcriptional regulator AhrC/ArgR has product MLNKGQRHIKIREIITNRDVETQDELVDSLKNAGFNVTQATVSRDIKELHLVKVPLMDGRYKYSLPADQRFNPLQKLKRTLTDAFVKIDAAGHMLVMKTLPGNANAIGALIDNLDWEEILGTICGDDTCLIICRSEAETEVISKRFLDML; this is encoded by the coding sequence ATGTTAAATAAGGGTCAGAGACATATAAAGATCAGGGAAATCATCACGAATCGGGATGTGGAAACCCAGGATGAGCTTGTGGACAGCCTGAAAAATGCAGGCTTCAATGTCACACAGGCAACCGTTTCAAGGGATATAAAGGAGCTTCATCTGGTTAAGGTTCCGCTTATGGACGGCCGCTATAAATATAGCCTGCCGGCGGACCAGCGCTTCAACCCCCTTCAAAAGTTGAAGAGGACGCTGACGGATGCCTTCGTCAAGATTGATGCTGCCGGTCATATGCTGGTCATGAAGACGCTACCGGGGAATGCGAATGCCATCGGTGCCCTCATCGACAACTTGGACTGGGAGGAAATCCTCGGGACGATCTGCGGGGATGACACCTGCTTGATCATTTGTCGGTCTGAAGCGGAAACCGAAGTCATTTCCAAACGTTTCCTTGATATGCTATAA
- a CDS encoding TlyA family RNA methyltransferase, giving the protein MKVKKQRLDILLVEQGLFETREKAKRAVMAGLVYSNEVRLDKPGEKISEDSPLTVKGKVMPYVSRGGLKLEKALKVFDITAEDKVLLDIGASTGGFTDCALQNGAKMSYALDVGYNQLAWKLRKDERVVVMERTNFRYVKPEDLEGEMPNLASIDVSFISLALILPVLKTLLVQGGDCIALIKPQFEAGRDQVGKKGIVRDPSVHKTVIEKIISLSLNEGFDIEGLSFSPITGGDGNIEFLIHLKWQGREEGVSHLEVTPEEVIKEAHTQFKSAQKNEE; this is encoded by the coding sequence ATGAAAGTGAAAAAACAACGATTAGATATACTTCTTGTAGAACAAGGTCTTTTTGAAACACGTGAAAAGGCAAAAAGGGCCGTCATGGCCGGTCTTGTGTATTCAAACGAAGTGAGACTGGATAAACCGGGTGAGAAGATAAGCGAGGATTCACCCCTGACGGTTAAAGGGAAAGTGATGCCTTACGTCAGCAGGGGAGGCTTGAAGCTTGAAAAAGCCCTCAAGGTATTCGATATCACAGCAGAAGATAAAGTCCTTCTGGATATCGGAGCCTCCACCGGGGGATTCACGGACTGTGCCCTCCAAAACGGAGCCAAAATGAGCTATGCCCTGGATGTAGGCTACAACCAGCTTGCCTGGAAGCTCAGGAAGGATGAGCGCGTGGTCGTCATGGAGCGGACAAATTTCCGATACGTGAAACCTGAGGATCTTGAAGGCGAAATGCCGAATCTTGCGTCCATCGATGTCTCCTTCATCTCACTCGCCTTGATCCTCCCTGTACTGAAGACGCTCCTTGTGCAAGGCGGCGACTGTATCGCCCTCATCAAACCGCAATTTGAAGCGGGCAGGGATCAGGTCGGGAAAAAAGGCATCGTACGAGATCCTTCTGTCCATAAGACGGTGATCGAGAAGATCATTTCCCTATCACTGAATGAGGGCTTTGATATCGAAGGTCTCTCCTTCTCACCGATCACAGGCGGGGACGGGAACATCGAGTTCCTGATCCATCTCAAATGGCAGGGACGGGAAGAAGGGGTGTCTCATTTGGAGGTCACACCCGAAGAGGTAATCAAGGAAGCACATACTCAATTCAAATCTGCTCAGAAGAATGAGGAGTAA
- a CDS encoding APC family permease produces the protein MSQGKFKKTISLLDLTLIGLGAIFGSAWLFAVSNVASQAGPAGSFSWIIGGVIILLIGLVYAELGAALPRTGGIIRYPVYSHGPLVGYMISFITIVAYTSLISIEVTAVRQYLAYWIPGLTKAGSESPTIGGWLLQLGLLIAFFLLNFWSVKAFAKSNIIISIFKYVVPITIIVVLSFHFKSANFSVEAFAPFGFDGIQGAIATGGVMFAYLGLHPIVSVASEVKNPQRNIPIALVLCIILAALIYTALQVLFIGAIPTDTISNVGWAGIQEEFSLPFGDIAIVLGLGWLSALVVFDAILSPGGNGNIFMNTTARLVYAWSRNGTLFKTFSKVDKVTGIPRSSLWLSLGLSIFWTLPFPSWNALVNVCSVALILSYAIAPISSATFSVNAKGLEKPFKLKGMSIIAPISFIFASYIVYWSGWKTISWLLGSQLVMFVVYFIFKKYVPTDKVNLPQQLKSAWWLVGYYITMLIISYFGSFGGGKGYLDNPVDLILIAIVSLAIFFWAKYTGLPKAMIDSDDETPEEKVETSH, from the coding sequence ATGAGTCAAGGAAAATTTAAAAAGACGATATCACTATTGGACCTCACCCTAATCGGTCTTGGGGCGATCTTTGGATCTGCATGGCTGTTCGCCGTCAGTAACGTCGCATCCCAAGCGGGTCCAGCCGGGAGTTTCTCCTGGATCATCGGAGGCGTCATCATCCTGTTGATCGGTCTCGTATACGCAGAGTTAGGGGCGGCACTTCCCCGCACGGGAGGAATCATCCGCTATCCTGTCTACTCTCACGGGCCTCTCGTTGGATACATGATCTCATTCATTACCATCGTGGCGTACACCAGCTTGATTTCCATCGAGGTAACGGCAGTGCGTCAGTATCTGGCTTATTGGATTCCCGGTCTGACCAAGGCGGGATCGGAGTCACCGACGATTGGAGGTTGGTTGCTCCAGCTGGGACTACTCATCGCTTTTTTCCTGCTCAATTTTTGGAGCGTAAAGGCTTTTGCCAAATCCAATATCATCATTTCCATTTTCAAATACGTCGTTCCCATCACAATCATCGTCGTATTGTCGTTCCACTTTAAATCAGCAAACTTCTCTGTAGAAGCTTTTGCACCATTCGGCTTTGATGGTATCCAAGGAGCCATCGCAACGGGCGGGGTCATGTTTGCCTATCTTGGGCTTCATCCCATCGTATCGGTTGCCAGCGAGGTCAAGAACCCTCAACGGAATATTCCGATTGCCCTTGTGCTCTGCATCATCCTTGCAGCCTTGATCTATACGGCATTGCAAGTATTGTTCATCGGGGCCATCCCTACTGACACCATCAGCAATGTGGGCTGGGCTGGAATTCAAGAAGAATTCTCCCTTCCATTCGGAGATATCGCGATTGTTCTGGGTCTCGGCTGGTTATCGGCACTTGTGGTATTCGATGCCATCCTGTCCCCGGGAGGTAACGGAAACATCTTCATGAATACAACGGCGCGCCTTGTGTATGCATGGTCACGAAACGGTACGTTGTTCAAGACATTCTCTAAAGTGGACAAAGTAACGGGAATTCCCCGGTCTTCCCTGTGGTTATCACTTGGGCTTTCAATCTTCTGGACACTGCCATTCCCTTCATGGAATGCACTGGTTAATGTCTGCTCAGTAGCACTGATCCTCTCCTATGCCATTGCACCTATTTCATCGGCCACCTTCTCGGTCAATGCAAAGGGTCTAGAGAAGCCGTTTAAACTTAAAGGAATGAGTATCATCGCACCTATTTCCTTTATCTTTGCTTCTTACATTGTCTATTGGTCTGGTTGGAAGACCATCTCATGGTTGTTGGGCTCTCAACTGGTCATGTTCGTCGTTTACTTCATATTCAAGAAATATGTACCGACAGACAAAGTGAACCTTCCACAGCAGCTTAAATCAGCCTGGTGGCTCGTTGGGTATTACATCACTATGCTCATCATCTCGTACTTCGGTTCATTCGGCGGCGGAAAAGGATATCTGGATAATCCAGTCGACCTGATCCTTATTGCCATTGTATCACTCGCCATATTCTTCTGGGCGAAGTACACGGGTCTGCCGAAAGCCATGATCGATTCGGATGATGAAACACCAGAAGAAAAAGTAGAAACTTCACATTAA
- a CDS encoding helix-turn-helix domain-containing protein — translation MRYLSQHQSFQSVAALNEALYRHTCDHYFAMNETDHNVLKMLGRYAVKYVGVAHLKAATIAEAIGKSEKTVRRALSKLQGLGVIAKVKTLRKVSGGYGANLYVIQPPMPITDQSQVSSRQEAEEPVTTPSEPAKKEAEACTSSSAKELSNDKTYADADVAASPYRQFKRMAENFVADRKLTNRLYGIYLAQSSYLKTAFDPSDLLNAAIEALKVTFQATKRKRIRNVCGFYTGVIDKLYDRLYFAETHAF, via the coding sequence ATGCGTTACCTATCGCAACATCAATCGTTCCAATCAGTCGCGGCCTTGAACGAGGCTCTATATCGTCATACCTGCGACCACTATTTCGCCATGAATGAGACGGATCACAACGTCTTAAAGATGCTCGGTCGCTATGCCGTTAAGTATGTAGGAGTCGCACATCTAAAGGCGGCCACCATCGCCGAGGCAATCGGAAAGAGTGAAAAGACCGTTAGACGCGCCCTGAGTAAGCTACAAGGCTTAGGCGTCATTGCTAAGGTGAAAACACTCCGAAAAGTTTCCGGAGGCTATGGCGCCAATCTGTACGTCATACAGCCGCCTATGCCCATCACTGACCAATCGCAAGTGTCCAGTCGCCAAGAGGCCGAGGAGCCCGTTACAACACCGTCTGAGCCTGCGAAAAAGGAAGCGGAAGCCTGTACTTCTTCAAGCGCTAAAGAGTTATCTAACGATAAGACGTATGCTGACGCAGATGTGGCCGCCAGTCCATATCGTCAATTTAAGCGTATGGCTGAAAACTTCGTAGCTGATCGTAAGCTCACGAACAGGCTCTACGGCATCTATTTGGCGCAAAGTAGTTACCTAAAGACCGCTTTCGACCCTTCAGACCTTCTTAACGCAGCTATAGAGGCGCTAAAGGTGACGTTCCAGGCAACTAAGCGTAAACGTATTCGGAATGTATGCGGCTTCTATACAGGCGTCATAGACAAGCTATACGACCGCCTATACTTTGCGGAAACCCATGCGTTCTAA
- a CDS encoding tyrosine-type recombinase/integrase produces MRKGHIKELNGRFQITLDLGTDPATKKRKRHYSTHSSRQEAKDALAYLLDPSGQQTVNDFLDEWLSLTTNNLSSNTVYVYGRYLKMLKDYFPLIDYRKIRRKQAEKIISELLRKYKPGTVAVMRRLLSTAYNRAIAWEETDFNPFKGIRIKAEHVEREVWTPGQVAAFLSAAKERQGNPSYYVAYMIALYTGSIAVKEEIHNDYDKGGKFVSGTKTRASRRNIAMPGELIAVLNTHRERLGEEAEYVIVTNKLTPINQRNLTKAMYEIIRNVGHPPIRFHDFRHTHASILLANGVNVKVIQERLGHSRISTTLDTYSHVFPSQQREAADLLNSIIPSK; encoded by the coding sequence TTGCGAAAAGGCCACATTAAAGAACTGAACGGGCGATTTCAAATAACGCTTGATCTTGGAACTGATCCGGCCACAAAGAAACGAAAGAGGCACTACTCAACGCATTCAAGCCGTCAGGAGGCCAAAGATGCGCTTGCTTATTTACTTGACCCTTCCGGCCAGCAAACGGTCAATGACTTCTTAGACGAATGGCTTAGCCTTACTACGAACAACCTTAGCTCAAACACTGTTTACGTATATGGCCGATACCTTAAAATGCTCAAGGATTACTTTCCGCTAATTGACTACCGGAAGATACGGCGGAAGCAAGCCGAGAAAATTATCAGCGAACTTCTGCGAAAGTATAAACCTGGCACTGTAGCGGTGATGAGGCGTTTACTTTCAACGGCTTATAATCGAGCCATTGCGTGGGAAGAAACGGACTTTAACCCGTTCAAAGGCATTCGGATTAAGGCGGAGCATGTTGAGCGTGAAGTTTGGACGCCGGGGCAGGTAGCTGCGTTTCTATCTGCAGCCAAAGAACGACAAGGCAATCCGAGTTATTATGTTGCGTACATGATTGCTTTGTATACCGGAAGTATCGCGGTCAAGGAAGAAATCCATAATGACTACGATAAAGGCGGAAAGTTTGTAAGTGGAACTAAAACGAGGGCTAGTCGCAGGAACATCGCCATGCCTGGAGAACTTATTGCCGTGCTGAATACGCACAGGGAACGTTTGGGCGAGGAGGCTGAGTATGTAATAGTGACGAATAAACTGACGCCAATCAATCAGCGGAATTTAACGAAGGCGATGTATGAAATCATTCGCAATGTTGGCCATCCTCCAATCCGGTTCCACGATTTCCGCCATACTCACGCATCCATACTGCTTGCTAATGGTGTTAACGTGAAGGTAATTCAAGAGCGCCTTGGACATTCGAGGATCAGTACGACGTTGGACACTTATTCGCATGTGTTTCCTTCGCAGCAACGAGAGGCGGCCGATTTGTTAAATAGCATAATTCCTTCCAAATAG
- a CDS encoding YolD-like family protein — protein sequence MSIRDRGRIKWTAMMLPEHVKELRDMWEQFEREEKPINDLFTISENEERINYAMEYNLAIIFKVWRDLTGRCEEFTGRVHYINPSDKKLRIECEDGSFERVRFDDVVAVNVID from the coding sequence ATGAGTATACGGGATCGCGGAAGGATAAAATGGACTGCGATGATGCTGCCCGAGCACGTTAAGGAGTTGCGCGATATGTGGGAGCAGTTTGAACGCGAAGAAAAGCCGATTAATGATCTGTTCACGATTAGCGAAAATGAGGAACGCATTAATTACGCCATGGAGTACAACCTGGCGATAATCTTTAAAGTGTGGCGTGATTTGACTGGGCGATGCGAGGAATTTACGGGGCGAGTACATTACATAAACCCCAGCGATAAGAAGCTTCGGATCGAGTGTGAGGACGGCAGTTTTGAGCGAGTTAGATTTGACGATGTGGTGGCCGTAAATGTG